A part of Rhopalosiphum maidis isolate BTI-1 chromosome 3, ASM367621v3, whole genome shotgun sequence genomic DNA contains:
- the LOC113559784 gene encoding myelin regulatory factor-like protein isoform X2, whose amino-acid sequence MEYTWTLVSNTDDQGLGSETSLLNCNVQGPHSGQILILSNESSTQAIQNQTLPDITSPLEKDYGASRIHSNEPRKLHLMHNRSDFVGGIDNEALDFSHLTDEFIQNNNTEANQFFHETVDQNDHVMVRINTPYQQEQPQLFLKNASIPPIADLSFHANTVLPNAGLPSKPIKDKSHNYTNRHNLPESPPDSEPPYSPADGVGQSPHRRTPNLQCLISANKGQMPMNPGGTTGLYQKQPVVAKIPHPLSVQPLMINQPGSSSHVTHLDFNQMPPNARAIEIPEPEYTDLLNVTVSEKKRKLCADIVGGNTGGSNVRVKKETENCGKKPITHVSPSGRSVCSEDSYTYQDSCESGLYNDTSFQCIRFQPFQESSWNTLCDHSLKELPVPHYRVDADKGFNFSNVDDAFVCQKKNHFQITCHTQLQGDAQFVRTTEGIHKVGSFHLHFYGVKVESPGQTIKVEQSQSDRSKKAFHPVLLDLREEQVSKVTVGRLHFSETTCNNMRKKGKPNPDQRYFYLVVGLHAHCINDHDYPIVSYASERIIVRASNPGQFESDAELCWQRGTTPESIVHTGKVGINTDRPDEALVVHGNVKLTGHIIQPSDIRIKQHIQKCDTSEQLRNVQKINVVHFSYKPEFSSLFGLSLKEADTGIIAQEVQAVLPEAVTNAGGIALPNGTVYDDFLVVNKDRIFMENVGAVKELSKITSHLEARISELEQDHKRCLLLANSHPGIALSDLSTTTYSSKHNDYDATVEKRKLLKPTNSSDVYCGKFVQISIISLTVVIASCLIFITGLFFMEHHYRNQITFTSEHELIVKPFNINAIQAHESIQPKDTGQLPLEIDGFLDKDKHLTCMRLRRLVTNSRSCEYDKIKMKMNKITGKKKEEGKNINEFISFIVKIDRAVDIVYKDVTIGVYGSYSNFTAETNVTDECSRSELLQQCSDKSLFVYGFQLPVTKQRTDYFINVSYRISKGNLNDYLTSMSVSMTCPSDPNTSLWAANGTRWNPSDTSYEWQTDKYSVSEDSESVTVIVRYKPWPYERLKASCRSTEDKRTLAVVEYTVSLHKDFSDVV is encoded by the exons ATGGAGTACACGTGGACGCTGGTGTCTAACACTGACGATCAAGGTTTAGGCAGTGAAACAAGTCTGTTGAATTGTAATGTTCAAGGACCGCACTCGggtcaaatattaatactctCGAATGAGTCCAGCACCCAAGCCATACAAAATCAAACTTTACCTGATATTACAAGTCCTCTGGAAAAAGATTATGGAGCGAGCCGGATACATTCAAATGAACCCAGGAAACTTCATCTCATGCATa atagGAGTGATTTTGTAGGTGGTATTGATAACGAAGCATTGGATTTCAGTCATTTGACTGACGAGTTCATTCAAAATAACAACACAGAAGCTAATca atTCTTCCACGAAACCGTCGACCAAAACGATCACGTGATGGTTCGAATAAATACACCGTACCAACAAGAACAGCCTCAGCTCTTCTTGAAAAACGCGTCGATACCGCCAATCGCCGACTTGTCGTTCCACGCTAACACTGTTTTACCCAACGCCGGTTTGCCTAGTAAGCCAATCAAGGATAAGTCACACAATTACACCAACAG GCACAACTTACCAGAAAGTCCACCGGACTCCGAACCACCGTATTCGCCGGCCGACGGCGTTGGCCAATCACCGC ACCGAAGAACGCCGAATTTGCAATGTCTCATTTCGGCCAATAAGGGTCAAATGCCGATGAACCCCGGCGGCACCACCGGGCTCTATCAAAAACAACCCGTAGTCGCTAAAATCCCACACCCGTTGTCTGTTCAACCGTTGATGATAAATCAACCAGGATCGTCGTCTCACGTCACACATTTAG ATTTTAATCAAATGCCGCCTAACGCTAGGGCAATAGAAATACCCGAGCCCGAATACACGGACTTGTTAAACGTAACTGTCTCGGAGAAGAAGCGAAAACTTTGTGCGGACATCGTTGGAGGAAACACCGGCGGTAGCAACGTCCGCGTCAAAAAAGAAActg AAAATTGCGGTAAAAAACCAATCACTCACGTGTCGCCGTCGGGAAGATCGGTTTGTAGCGAAGACAGTTACACGTACCAGGATAGCTGCGAGTCGGGTCTGTATAACGACACGAGTTTTCAGTGTATCCGTTTCCAACCATTTCAAGAATCGTCGTGGAACACGTTATGCGATCACTCTTTAAAGGAACT gccAGTACCACATTATCGAGTAGATGCAGATAAAggctttaatttttcaaacgtTGACGACGCATTTGTTTGTCaaaagaaaaatcattttcag ATTACATGTCATACACAACTACAAGGTGACGCACAGTTCGTCAGAACTACGGAAGGAATCCATAAAGTTGGCAGTTTTCATTTACACTTTTACGGTGTTAAAGTCGAATCACCTGGTCAAACAATTAAAGTAGAACAGTCTCAAAGTGATAGAAGCAAAAAAGCATTTCACCCAGTCTT GCTGGACTTACGCGAAGAACAAGTGTCCAAGGTGACGGTGGGCCGGTTGCATTTCAGCGAGACTACGTGCAACAACATGAGGAAAAAAGGAAAGCCGAATCCGGACCAGAGGTATTTTTACCTGGTGGTGGGCCTGCACGCGCACTGCATCAACGACCACGACTATCCGATCGTCTCGTACGCGTCCGAGCGGATAATTGTCAGG GCTTCGAATCCGGGCCAGTTCGAGAGCGACGCGGAGCTGTGTTGGCAACGGGGCACCACACCAGAGTCGATTGTGCACACCGGCAAGGTGGGCATCAACACGGACCGACCGGACGAGGCGCTGGTCGTGCACGGAAACGTCAAGCTTACGGGACACATAATTCAACCGTCAGACATCAGGATCAAACAACACATACAAAAA tgCGACACGAGCGAGCAGTTGCGGAACGTGCAGAAAATAAACGTGGTCCATTTTAGCTACAAGCCGGAATTTTCATCGTTGTTCGGGCTGTCTCTGAAGGAAGCCGACACCGGGATCATAGCGCAGGAGGTGCAAGCCGTATTGCCAGAAGCCGTTACCAACGCCGGCGGCATAGCGCTGCCCAACGGGACTGTGTACGACGACTTTTTGGTCGTCAACAAA GATCGGATTTTCATGGAAAACGTCGGAGCCGTAAAAGAGCTGAGCAAGATCACCAGCCACTTGGAAGCTAGGATCAGTGAGCTCGAACAGGACCATAAGCGTTGTTTGTTGTTGGCAAATAGTCATCCAGGCATAGCGCTATCGGATTTATCCA CTACAACCTACTCTAGCAAGCATAACGATTACGATGCTACCGTTGAAAAACGTAAACTGTTAAAACCGACGAATTCGAGTGATGTTTACTGTGGGAAATTTGtgcaaatttcaattatatctTTAACTGTTGTTATTGCGAGTTG tttaatttttataactggaCTATTTTTTATGGAACACCATTACAGAAATCAAATAACATTCACAAGTGAACATGAACT TATCGTCAAaccgtttaatataaatgcaatacAAGCACACGAAAGTATTCAGCCAAAGGACACTGGTCAATTACCGTTGGAAATAGACGGGTTTCTCGACAAAGACAAACATTTGACTTGTATGCGGCTCAGGCGACTTGTAACGAACAGCAGGAGTTGTGAA TACGATAAGatcaaaatgaaaatgaataaaatcacGGGGAAAAAAAAGGAAGAGGGCAAAAACATCAACgagtttattagttttatcgtCAAAATCGATCGTGCAGTGG ACATTGTATACAAGGACGTTACGATCGGCGTGTATGGGAGTTACAGCAACTTCACGGCAGAAACCAACGTGACGGACGAATGCAGTCGGTCGGAACTGCTCCAACAGTGTAGCGACAAGTCGCTGTTCGTGTACGGGTTCCAACTTCCGGTCACCAAACAACGTACTGACTACTTTATCAACGTGTCTTATCG CATAAGCAAAGGCAACTTGAACGATTATCTGACAAGCATGTCAGTGTCGATGACTTGTCCGTCGGACCCGAACACCAGTCTATGGGCGGCGAACGGCACCCGATGGAATCCGTCAGACACGTCATACGAATGGCAGACCGACAAGTATTCCGTTTCCGAAGACTCGGAATCGGTAACCGTAATCGTCCGGTACAAACCATGGCCGTACGAACGGTTGAAG gcgTCGTGCAGGTCAACCGAAGATAAACGGACTTTAGCCGTCGTCGAGTATACCGTCTCTCTGCACAAGGATTTCAGCGATGTCGTGTAA
- the LOC113559784 gene encoding myelin regulatory factor-like protein isoform X1 has protein sequence MEYTWTLVSNTDDQGLGSETSLLNCNVQGPHSGQILILSNESSTQAIQNQTLPDITSPLEKDYGASRIHSNEPRKLHLMHNRSDFVGGIDNEALDFSHLTDEFIQNNNTEANQFFHETVDQNDHVMVRINTPYQQEQPQLFLKNASIPPIADLSFHANTVLPNAGLPSKPIKDKSHNYTNRHNLPESPPDSEPPYSPADGVGQSPHRRTPNLQCLISANKGQMPMNPGGTTGLYQKQPVVAKIPHPLSVQPLMINQPGSSSHVTHLDFNQMPPNARAIEIPEPEYTDLLNVTVSEKKRKLCADIVGGNTGGSNVRVKKETENCGKKPITHVSPSGRSVCSEDSYTYQDSCESGLYNDTSFQCIRFQPFQESSWNTLCDHSLKELPVPHYRVDADKGFNFSNVDDAFVCQKKNHFQITCHTQLQGDAQFVRTTEGIHKVGSFHLHFYGVKVESPGQTIKVEQSQSDRSKKAFHPVLLDLREEQVSKVTVGRLHFSETTCNNMRKKGKPNPDQRYFYLVVGLHAHCINDHDYPIVSYASERIIVRVIQASNPGQFESDAELCWQRGTTPESIVHTGKVGINTDRPDEALVVHGNVKLTGHIIQPSDIRIKQHIQKCDTSEQLRNVQKINVVHFSYKPEFSSLFGLSLKEADTGIIAQEVQAVLPEAVTNAGGIALPNGTVYDDFLVVNKDRIFMENVGAVKELSKITSHLEARISELEQDHKRCLLLANSHPGIALSDLSTTTYSSKHNDYDATVEKRKLLKPTNSSDVYCGKFVQISIISLTVVIASCLIFITGLFFMEHHYRNQITFTSEHELIVKPFNINAIQAHESIQPKDTGQLPLEIDGFLDKDKHLTCMRLRRLVTNSRSCEYDKIKMKMNKITGKKKEEGKNINEFISFIVKIDRAVDIVYKDVTIGVYGSYSNFTAETNVTDECSRSELLQQCSDKSLFVYGFQLPVTKQRTDYFINVSYRISKGNLNDYLTSMSVSMTCPSDPNTSLWAANGTRWNPSDTSYEWQTDKYSVSEDSESVTVIVRYKPWPYERLKASCRSTEDKRTLAVVEYTVSLHKDFSDVV, from the exons ATGGAGTACACGTGGACGCTGGTGTCTAACACTGACGATCAAGGTTTAGGCAGTGAAACAAGTCTGTTGAATTGTAATGTTCAAGGACCGCACTCGggtcaaatattaatactctCGAATGAGTCCAGCACCCAAGCCATACAAAATCAAACTTTACCTGATATTACAAGTCCTCTGGAAAAAGATTATGGAGCGAGCCGGATACATTCAAATGAACCCAGGAAACTTCATCTCATGCATa atagGAGTGATTTTGTAGGTGGTATTGATAACGAAGCATTGGATTTCAGTCATTTGACTGACGAGTTCATTCAAAATAACAACACAGAAGCTAATca atTCTTCCACGAAACCGTCGACCAAAACGATCACGTGATGGTTCGAATAAATACACCGTACCAACAAGAACAGCCTCAGCTCTTCTTGAAAAACGCGTCGATACCGCCAATCGCCGACTTGTCGTTCCACGCTAACACTGTTTTACCCAACGCCGGTTTGCCTAGTAAGCCAATCAAGGATAAGTCACACAATTACACCAACAG GCACAACTTACCAGAAAGTCCACCGGACTCCGAACCACCGTATTCGCCGGCCGACGGCGTTGGCCAATCACCGC ACCGAAGAACGCCGAATTTGCAATGTCTCATTTCGGCCAATAAGGGTCAAATGCCGATGAACCCCGGCGGCACCACCGGGCTCTATCAAAAACAACCCGTAGTCGCTAAAATCCCACACCCGTTGTCTGTTCAACCGTTGATGATAAATCAACCAGGATCGTCGTCTCACGTCACACATTTAG ATTTTAATCAAATGCCGCCTAACGCTAGGGCAATAGAAATACCCGAGCCCGAATACACGGACTTGTTAAACGTAACTGTCTCGGAGAAGAAGCGAAAACTTTGTGCGGACATCGTTGGAGGAAACACCGGCGGTAGCAACGTCCGCGTCAAAAAAGAAActg AAAATTGCGGTAAAAAACCAATCACTCACGTGTCGCCGTCGGGAAGATCGGTTTGTAGCGAAGACAGTTACACGTACCAGGATAGCTGCGAGTCGGGTCTGTATAACGACACGAGTTTTCAGTGTATCCGTTTCCAACCATTTCAAGAATCGTCGTGGAACACGTTATGCGATCACTCTTTAAAGGAACT gccAGTACCACATTATCGAGTAGATGCAGATAAAggctttaatttttcaaacgtTGACGACGCATTTGTTTGTCaaaagaaaaatcattttcag ATTACATGTCATACACAACTACAAGGTGACGCACAGTTCGTCAGAACTACGGAAGGAATCCATAAAGTTGGCAGTTTTCATTTACACTTTTACGGTGTTAAAGTCGAATCACCTGGTCAAACAATTAAAGTAGAACAGTCTCAAAGTGATAGAAGCAAAAAAGCATTTCACCCAGTCTT GCTGGACTTACGCGAAGAACAAGTGTCCAAGGTGACGGTGGGCCGGTTGCATTTCAGCGAGACTACGTGCAACAACATGAGGAAAAAAGGAAAGCCGAATCCGGACCAGAGGTATTTTTACCTGGTGGTGGGCCTGCACGCGCACTGCATCAACGACCACGACTATCCGATCGTCTCGTACGCGTCCGAGCGGATAATTGTCAGGGTAATCCAA GCTTCGAATCCGGGCCAGTTCGAGAGCGACGCGGAGCTGTGTTGGCAACGGGGCACCACACCAGAGTCGATTGTGCACACCGGCAAGGTGGGCATCAACACGGACCGACCGGACGAGGCGCTGGTCGTGCACGGAAACGTCAAGCTTACGGGACACATAATTCAACCGTCAGACATCAGGATCAAACAACACATACAAAAA tgCGACACGAGCGAGCAGTTGCGGAACGTGCAGAAAATAAACGTGGTCCATTTTAGCTACAAGCCGGAATTTTCATCGTTGTTCGGGCTGTCTCTGAAGGAAGCCGACACCGGGATCATAGCGCAGGAGGTGCAAGCCGTATTGCCAGAAGCCGTTACCAACGCCGGCGGCATAGCGCTGCCCAACGGGACTGTGTACGACGACTTTTTGGTCGTCAACAAA GATCGGATTTTCATGGAAAACGTCGGAGCCGTAAAAGAGCTGAGCAAGATCACCAGCCACTTGGAAGCTAGGATCAGTGAGCTCGAACAGGACCATAAGCGTTGTTTGTTGTTGGCAAATAGTCATCCAGGCATAGCGCTATCGGATTTATCCA CTACAACCTACTCTAGCAAGCATAACGATTACGATGCTACCGTTGAAAAACGTAAACTGTTAAAACCGACGAATTCGAGTGATGTTTACTGTGGGAAATTTGtgcaaatttcaattatatctTTAACTGTTGTTATTGCGAGTTG tttaatttttataactggaCTATTTTTTATGGAACACCATTACAGAAATCAAATAACATTCACAAGTGAACATGAACT TATCGTCAAaccgtttaatataaatgcaatacAAGCACACGAAAGTATTCAGCCAAAGGACACTGGTCAATTACCGTTGGAAATAGACGGGTTTCTCGACAAAGACAAACATTTGACTTGTATGCGGCTCAGGCGACTTGTAACGAACAGCAGGAGTTGTGAA TACGATAAGatcaaaatgaaaatgaataaaatcacGGGGAAAAAAAAGGAAGAGGGCAAAAACATCAACgagtttattagttttatcgtCAAAATCGATCGTGCAGTGG ACATTGTATACAAGGACGTTACGATCGGCGTGTATGGGAGTTACAGCAACTTCACGGCAGAAACCAACGTGACGGACGAATGCAGTCGGTCGGAACTGCTCCAACAGTGTAGCGACAAGTCGCTGTTCGTGTACGGGTTCCAACTTCCGGTCACCAAACAACGTACTGACTACTTTATCAACGTGTCTTATCG CATAAGCAAAGGCAACTTGAACGATTATCTGACAAGCATGTCAGTGTCGATGACTTGTCCGTCGGACCCGAACACCAGTCTATGGGCGGCGAACGGCACCCGATGGAATCCGTCAGACACGTCATACGAATGGCAGACCGACAAGTATTCCGTTTCCGAAGACTCGGAATCGGTAACCGTAATCGTCCGGTACAAACCATGGCCGTACGAACGGTTGAAG gcgTCGTGCAGGTCAACCGAAGATAAACGGACTTTAGCCGTCGTCGAGTATACCGTCTCTCTGCACAAGGATTTCAGCGATGTCGTGTAA